In one Lysobacter alkalisoli genomic region, the following are encoded:
- a CDS encoding YheT family hydrolase, with protein sequence MPFPSLTASDYRPPPWLRSPHVQSALGSSPLRRRHGERSLAACGAITTGHIIDGGDGVRLHGLHSVVPGAEPHGLVLLLHGWEGSVDSSYMRLTAAKLLQAGFEVFRLNFRDHGDTHHLNEEMFHSNRIGEVVHAACEVARRFARRPMAVAGYSLGGNFALRLALHAPSVGLPLAHVAAICPVLDPARTMEAMENGLPLYLWYFERKWRGSLARKRELFPQLHAFDDSVLGLRMRPLTQWMVERHTDFGSLDRYFDGYSIAGERLAALSVPASILMAEDDPVIPVDGFRALRLPSTARLEISPWGGHCGFLESRRLDGFAERWVAQRLADVLAG encoded by the coding sequence ATGCCGTTCCCGTCGCTGACCGCTTCCGACTATCGCCCGCCGCCCTGGCTGCGTAGCCCGCACGTGCAGTCGGCGCTGGGCAGCAGTCCGCTGCGCCGCCGTCATGGCGAGCGCAGCCTGGCCGCCTGTGGCGCGATCACCACCGGCCACATCATCGACGGTGGCGACGGCGTGCGCCTGCACGGCCTGCACAGCGTGGTGCCTGGAGCGGAGCCGCACGGCCTGGTGTTGTTGCTGCACGGCTGGGAGGGCAGCGTCGACTCCAGCTACATGCGGTTGACCGCGGCGAAACTGCTGCAGGCGGGGTTCGAGGTGTTCCGGCTCAATTTCCGCGACCACGGCGACACCCATCATCTCAATGAGGAGATGTTCCATTCCAACCGGATCGGCGAGGTCGTCCACGCCGCCTGCGAGGTCGCGCGCCGGTTCGCGCGGCGGCCGATGGCGGTGGCCGGCTATTCGCTGGGCGGCAACTTCGCCCTGCGCCTGGCCCTGCATGCCCCGTCCGTCGGGTTGCCGCTCGCGCACGTGGCGGCGATCTGCCCGGTACTCGATCCGGCCCGCACCATGGAGGCGATGGAAAACGGCCTGCCGCTTTACCTGTGGTATTTCGAGCGCAAGTGGCGCGGCTCGCTGGCGCGCAAGCGCGAGCTGTTCCCGCAACTGCATGCCTTCGACGACAGCGTGCTCGGATTGCGGATGCGGCCGCTGACCCAGTGGATGGTCGAACGCCACACCGACTTCGGCAGCCTCGACCGCTATTTCGACGGCTACTCGATCGCCGGCGAGCGGCTGGCCGCGCTGTCGGTGCCGGCCAGCATCCTGATGGCCGAGGACGATCCGGTGATCCCGGTCGACGGTTTTCGCGCCCTGCGGTTGCCGTCGACCGCGCGGCTGGAGATCTCGCCCTGGGGCGGGCACTGCGGGTTCCTGGAAAGCCGGCGCCTGGACGGCTTCGCCGAGCGCTGGGTCGCGCAACGGTTGGCCGACGTACTGGCGGGTTGA
- a CDS encoding lysophospholipid acyltransferase family protein has protein sequence MNASPPHGVAGTRSAWPARAFRYLYRIPLLLLHLAVSLPVVLVLISLPTHRLHWGGEPLDHRAVRAWSGGLMRIFGFRMRRVGTPLPGAAMFVANHVSWIDITALHSQRMMGFVAKREISNWPVVGWLAGRAGTIFHHRGSTESLGGVLHEMLARLRNGQSVGVFPEGGTRGGREIGPFHARIFLAAVEAGVPVQPVALRYGEHGNAQVTVAFAPRESFMANFLRLLGEPARPGEVIFLEPIPHGAEDGRRRIAELARQRIIGAMQY, from the coding sequence ATGAATGCGTCGCCCCCCCACGGCGTCGCTGGCACGCGATCGGCGTGGCCTGCGCGCGCCTTCCGTTATCTCTACCGGATTCCGCTGCTGCTGCTGCACCTGGCGGTGTCGCTGCCGGTGGTGCTAGTGCTGATTTCGCTGCCGACCCATCGCCTGCACTGGGGTGGCGAACCGCTCGACCATCGCGCGGTCCGGGCCTGGTCGGGCGGCTTGATGCGGATCTTCGGCTTCCGCATGCGCCGGGTCGGCACTCCGCTACCGGGTGCGGCGATGTTCGTCGCCAACCATGTCAGCTGGATCGACATCACCGCCCTGCATAGCCAGCGGATGATGGGCTTCGTCGCCAAGCGCGAGATCTCGAACTGGCCGGTGGTCGGCTGGCTGGCCGGTCGCGCCGGCACCATCTTCCACCACCGCGGCAGCACCGAGTCGCTGGGCGGGGTGCTGCACGAAATGCTGGCGCGGTTGCGCAACGGGCAGTCGGTCGGGGTGTTCCCCGAAGGCGGCACCCGCGGCGGCCGCGAGATCGGTCCGTTCCATGCCCGCATCTTCCTGGCCGCGGTCGAGGCCGGGGTGCCGGTGCAGCCGGTCGCGTTGCGCTACGGCGAGCACGGCAATGCCCAGGTCACGGTCGCGTTCGCACCGAGGGAAAGCTTCATGGCCAACTTCCTGCGCCTGCTCGGCGAGCCAGCGCGGCCGGGCGAGGTGATCTTCCTCGAGCCGATCCCGCACGGTGCCGAGGACGGCCGCCGCCGCATCGCCGAGCTGGCCCGGCAGCGCATCATCGGGGCCATGCAGTATTAG
- a CDS encoding YbhB/YbcL family Raf kinase inhibitor-like protein, giving the protein MKIISDNFQNGQRLPAEFAAGQPTSDGFGFAPNRNPHLAWDGVPEGTRSFALLCIDPDVPTVAEMVGKAGVEIPVDQPRCDFVHWAMVDIAPELREIAAGSCSDGVIPHGKSEPAGPAGARQGLNDYTGWFAGDDSMSGQWRGYDGPFPPPNDLRLHRYFFRLFALDVDTLPVGDDFSAADAFAAMHGHVLAEASIHGTYSLHPGVKG; this is encoded by the coding sequence ATGAAAATCATCAGCGACAACTTCCAGAACGGCCAGCGCCTGCCGGCCGAATTCGCCGCCGGCCAGCCGACCTCCGACGGTTTCGGCTTCGCGCCCAACCGCAACCCGCACCTGGCCTGGGACGGAGTGCCCGAGGGCACGCGTTCGTTCGCGCTGCTGTGCATCGACCCGGACGTGCCGACGGTGGCGGAGATGGTGGGCAAGGCCGGGGTCGAGATCCCGGTCGACCAGCCGCGTTGCGACTTCGTGCACTGGGCGATGGTCGACATCGCGCCGGAGCTGCGCGAAATAGCGGCTGGCAGTTGCAGCGACGGCGTCATTCCGCACGGCAAGAGCGAGCCGGCAGGCCCGGCCGGCGCGCGCCAGGGCCTGAATGACTACACCGGCTGGTTCGCCGGCGACGACTCGATGTCGGGCCAGTGGCGCGGTTACGACGGCCCGTTCCCGCCGCCCAACGACCTGCGCCTGCACCGCTACTTCTTCCGCCTGTTTGCGCTCGACGTCGACACCCTGCCGGTCGGCGACGACTTCAGCGCCGCCGACGCGTTCGCCGCGATGCACGGCCATGTGCTGGCCGAGGCCAGCATCCACGGCACTTACTCTCTGCATCCGGGCGTCAAAGGCTGA
- a CDS encoding YceI family protein: MRGTRPQGLGRWRCWLASGLLLAVPVAAAQQTVGEFDREHTRFGVELRTRWGQRVMGEFPRYDGELVMVDERRRQVRVRLDTASFVVAGSDRYTQMARGEAFFDAGQHPQVEFVSDPVGEDEVRRGGALRGRLTIRDVSRIETFELQPATCARPGRDCDVVASGRIDRHDYGLSAWRFALDNHVRFTLQVRLDKDAQP, translated from the coding sequence ATGCGGGGCACCCGGCCGCAGGGGCTCGGCCGATGGCGCTGTTGGCTGGCTTCGGGCCTGTTGCTGGCCGTGCCGGTGGCCGCCGCGCAGCAGACAGTGGGCGAGTTCGACCGTGAGCACACCCGTTTCGGGGTCGAGCTGCGCACCCGCTGGGGCCAGCGCGTGATGGGTGAGTTCCCCCGCTACGACGGTGAACTGGTGATGGTCGACGAACGCCGCCGGCAGGTGCGGGTGCGCCTGGATACCGCCAGTTTCGTGGTTGCCGGCTCCGACCGCTACACCCAGATGGCGCGCGGTGAGGCGTTCTTCGATGCCGGGCAGCATCCGCAGGTCGAATTCGTGTCCGATCCGGTCGGCGAGGATGAAGTCCGCCGCGGCGGCGCCCTGCGTGGCCGGCTGACCATCCGCGACGTTAGCCGGATCGAGACCTTCGAGTTGCAGCCGGCCACCTGCGCCCGGCCCGGTCGCGATTGCGATGTGGTCGCCAGCGGCCGCATCGATCGCCATGACTATGGCCTCAGCGCCTGGCGGTTCGCGCTCGACAACCATGTCCGTTTCACCCTTCAGGTACGCCTGGACAAGGACGCACAGCCGTGA
- a CDS encoding AEC family transporter codes for MAFDAFALVLAMLALGYLFQRLRVLPGDAPQVLNLVVLYVCLPAAVLRYAPRLTLEPALIGVVAVPWLLLAATVLLVGLCARWFGFRRDEHAVLLLTVALGNTSYLGYPLVSALIGEHALPYAVVYDQFGAFMILSTFGLWVLARYSGSMPHGNRAPGAREVAVRILRFPPFWALIVGFTAMPAEPPHWIEAGLQRLSDALLPLAMLTIGLSVRLALPRDELKPLAVGLLLKLALMPALAWLLVPLLGLRGAMAQAAVLESAMPSMVTAAALAIAQGLAPRLAAAMVGYGVLLSMATLPLWAMLLGR; via the coding sequence ATGGCTTTCGACGCCTTCGCCCTGGTGCTGGCGATGCTGGCGCTGGGCTACCTGTTCCAGCGCCTGCGCGTGTTGCCCGGCGACGCGCCGCAGGTGCTCAACCTGGTGGTGCTCTACGTCTGCCTGCCGGCGGCGGTGTTGCGCTATGCGCCGCGGCTGACGCTGGAGCCGGCGCTGATCGGGGTGGTCGCGGTGCCCTGGCTGCTGCTGGCCGCGACCGTGCTGCTGGTCGGGCTGTGCGCGCGCTGGTTCGGCTTTCGTCGCGACGAGCATGCGGTACTGCTGCTGACCGTCGCCCTCGGCAATACCAGCTACCTCGGCTATCCGCTGGTGAGCGCCCTGATCGGCGAGCATGCATTGCCCTACGCAGTGGTCTACGACCAGTTCGGCGCGTTCATGATCCTGTCGACCTTCGGCCTGTGGGTGCTGGCGCGCTACAGCGGCAGCATGCCGCATGGGAACCGTGCGCCGGGTGCCCGCGAGGTCGCCGTGCGGATCCTCCGATTTCCACCGTTCTGGGCGCTGATCGTCGGTTTCACGGCGATGCCGGCCGAGCCGCCGCACTGGATCGAAGCCGGCCTGCAGCGGCTGTCAGACGCATTGCTGCCGCTGGCGATGCTGACCATCGGCCTGTCGGTACGGCTGGCATTGCCGCGCGACGAACTCAAGCCGCTCGCCGTCGGCCTGCTGCTCAAACTGGCGCTGATGCCGGCACTGGCCTGGTTGCTGGTGCCCCTGCTGGGATTGCGCGGGGCGATGGCGCAGGCAGCGGTGCTGGAGTCGGCGATGCCGTCGATGGTCACCGCCGCCGCACTCGCCATCGCCCAGGGCCTCGCTCCGCGGCTGGCCGCGGCAATGGTCGGCTACGGCGTACTGCTGTCGATGGCGACCCTGCCGCTGTGGGCGATGCTGTTGGGGCGCTGA
- a CDS encoding phospholipase D family protein, with translation MGFLALWLAGCASLSGVQRDRAEAIAMQARSTELDCDRADACAQPSPLRRLAGEAFAASTPEAPRHYALILDHGPEALLARVNLIRSATTTIDLQTFIFDEDDAGRLVLDELLAAARRGVRVRLLIDQLSAFRRVDTLAALVSVHANFDVRLYNPVRNKAMISYPEYALAALCCWRRLNQRMHTKLLLVDGAVGISGGRNYQDDYYDWDAGYNFRDRDVLVTGPVAHEMATDFNLFWSDHRSVPAARLNDVGRRLLRNGVLELAPAEYLHPERAEAMRRDAGDEQRVDQALASKAIPVGEVRYISDTPEKHQGNLELGTSTSLRELIESANEEVLMQTPYLVLSPAAQDLFRGMRQREDPPRVVVSTNSLAATDAFIVYALSHKYKRRYLREFGFNIYEYKPFPADAPIDLTATQAEPEPDAADTSPSRAVIAADDADFDEVRRALRNHYNRSSTVERYQYRRALAREHAALRFSSRRMREPVPLKRAGVRIGLHAKSLVIDGRVGVVGSHNFDPRGDHYNTEAAVVIEDRAFAEALAESIRRDIAPANSWVIARRDKPPVFSGLDYSVAKAFEYLPLFDFWPLRYATSYEFVPGPDCPEPLPPDHPGFRACYQPVGDFPEVDFGFKGFTTRVFTAFGAGLAPIL, from the coding sequence GTGGGTTTCCTTGCGCTGTGGCTGGCGGGTTGCGCGAGTCTGTCCGGCGTCCAGCGCGATCGCGCCGAGGCCATTGCCATGCAGGCGCGCTCGACCGAGCTGGACTGCGACCGGGCCGACGCCTGCGCCCAGCCCTCGCCGCTGCGGCGACTGGCCGGCGAGGCCTTCGCCGCCTCGACCCCGGAGGCGCCGCGGCACTATGCGCTGATCCTCGACCACGGTCCGGAGGCGCTGCTGGCGCGGGTCAACCTGATCCGCAGCGCCACCACCACCATCGACCTGCAGACCTTCATCTTCGACGAGGACGATGCCGGCCGGCTGGTGCTCGACGAACTGCTGGCCGCGGCCCGGCGCGGGGTACGGGTGCGGCTGCTGATCGACCAGCTGTCCGCGTTCAGGCGCGTCGACACCCTGGCCGCGCTGGTCTCCGTCCACGCCAACTTCGATGTCCGCCTGTACAACCCGGTGCGGAACAAGGCCATGATCAGCTATCCGGAATACGCGCTGGCGGCGCTGTGCTGCTGGCGCCGGCTCAACCAGCGCATGCACACCAAACTGCTGCTGGTCGATGGCGCGGTCGGCATCTCCGGTGGCCGCAACTACCAGGACGATTATTACGACTGGGATGCGGGCTACAACTTCCGCGATCGCGACGTGCTGGTGACCGGACCGGTCGCGCATGAGATGGCGACCGACTTCAACCTGTTCTGGAGCGACCACCGAAGCGTGCCGGCGGCGCGCCTGAACGACGTTGGCCGGCGGCTGCTCAGGAACGGGGTGTTGGAACTGGCGCCCGCGGAGTACCTCCATCCCGAGCGCGCCGAGGCGATGCGCCGCGATGCCGGCGATGAGCAACGGGTCGACCAGGCGCTGGCATCGAAGGCGATCCCGGTCGGCGAGGTGCGCTACATCTCCGACACCCCGGAAAAGCACCAGGGCAACCTTGAGCTCGGTACCAGCACCTCGCTGCGCGAGCTGATCGAATCGGCCAATGAAGAAGTGCTGATGCAGACGCCGTACCTGGTGCTGTCGCCCGCCGCGCAGGACCTGTTCCGCGGCATGCGCCAGCGCGAGGATCCGCCGCGGGTCGTGGTCTCGACCAACAGCCTGGCCGCGACCGATGCTTTCATCGTCTATGCGCTCTCGCACAAGTACAAGCGCCGTTACCTGCGCGAGTTCGGCTTCAACATATATGAGTACAAGCCGTTCCCGGCCGACGCGCCGATCGACCTGACGGCGACGCAGGCCGAGCCGGAGCCGGACGCGGCGGATACATCGCCGAGCCGGGCGGTCATTGCCGCCGACGATGCCGATTTCGACGAAGTCCGACGGGCGCTGCGCAACCACTACAACCGCAGTAGCACGGTCGAGCGCTACCAGTACCGGCGGGCACTGGCGCGCGAACATGCGGCGCTGCGGTTCTCCTCGCGCCGCATGCGCGAACCGGTGCCACTCAAGCGCGCCGGAGTGCGGATCGGCCTGCACGCCAAGTCGCTGGTGATCGACGGCCGTGTCGGCGTGGTCGGCAGCCACAATTTCGACCCGCGCGGCGACCACTACAACACCGAAGCGGCGGTGGTGATCGAGGACCGGGCGTTCGCCGAAGCCCTGGCCGAAAGCATCCGCCGCGACATCGCGCCGGCCAATTCCTGGGTGATCGCGCGCCGCGACAAGCCGCCGGTGTTCTCCGGACTCGATTATTCGGTGGCCAAGGCCTTCGAGTACCTGCCGCTGTTCGACTTCTGGCCGCTTCGCTACGCGACCAGCTACGAATTCGTGCCCGGCCCCGATTGCCCCGAACCGTTGCCGCCCGACCACCCGGGCTTCCGTGCCTGCTACCAGCCGGTCGGCGACTTCCCCGAGGTCGACTTCGGCTTCAAGGGCTTCACCACCCGCGTCTTCACTGCGTTTGGAGCGGGGCTGGCGCCGATTCTGTAG
- a CDS encoding tetratricopeptide repeat protein produces MYEPIIDALRRGAAAEALTAAREAVDAQPEDPAAHRLLASALRLDGDRDAALAAVDRAIELQPEDARLHLERAGLLLDGRQLDAAEAELARTIGLDPNQFPAYILQAQLALARGDLDQADSVIKVAARIAPEHPQVAAVEGTLALRRGDADRGLSILSRAAQRFPDEAILRNALGFAYAAKGHFAFAEQAFRGLLERKPSNPLRAIVADMVRRQGRPGEAVDELLPILDSEPGNPGLRRLVGEMELEAGRFDSAQARLKALLSEYPRDRRTIVALTEAWRRGGADDDARQTLEGLLATHADVPDLWYARLLFEEFAGDAAREVVERWLAAMPDFVPALEARATLHQQAGETAQADAIARRITELDPGHAGAELRVVDGLMRTDPDAAVTQIEGLLAKAGDENIKRGLRQLLGRAFDTAGQHDAALATWVELQTEMVPQRLPLPPLSDSLPALPEMAPVPEKAPGVAFLWGAPGSLVERIALTLEHARMPLRADRFSAQPPRDPVQRYGTPAALVDGSLDPHFLISQWRATHAARRVENGSLIDWLLWWDNALLIALRTQLPAARLLIALRDPRDMLVGWLAFGAPMPFAMESPEAAAQWMARALGQIADLHEQDLFPHALIRLDDSATDPAAIAGAVGEALGVELPPLPPGAQGPDHYAPGHWRHYAEPLATAFAILAPVAERLGYPAR; encoded by the coding sequence ATGTACGAACCCATCATCGATGCCCTCCGCCGCGGTGCCGCCGCCGAAGCCCTGACCGCCGCCCGCGAGGCCGTCGACGCCCAACCCGAGGACCCGGCCGCGCACCGCCTGCTGGCCTCCGCGCTGCGCCTGGACGGCGACCGCGATGCCGCGCTGGCCGCGGTCGACCGTGCCATCGAGCTGCAGCCCGAGGATGCCCGGTTGCACCTGGAGCGTGCCGGCCTGCTGCTCGACGGCCGCCAGCTCGACGCAGCCGAGGCCGAACTGGCGCGCACCATCGGGCTCGACCCGAACCAGTTCCCGGCCTACATCCTGCAGGCCCAGCTGGCACTGGCCCGTGGCGACCTCGACCAGGCCGACAGCGTGATCAAGGTCGCCGCCCGCATCGCGCCCGAGCATCCGCAGGTGGCTGCGGTCGAGGGCACCCTGGCGCTGCGCCGTGGCGACGCCGACCGCGGCCTGTCGATCCTCAGCCGGGCTGCGCAGCGCTTCCCGGACGAAGCGATCCTGCGCAATGCACTTGGCTTCGCCTACGCCGCCAAGGGCCACTTCGCCTTTGCCGAACAGGCTTTCCGCGGCCTGCTTGAACGCAAGCCGTCCAACCCGTTGCGGGCGATTGTGGCCGACATGGTCCGCCGCCAGGGCCGCCCCGGCGAAGCGGTCGACGAGCTGCTGCCGATCCTCGACAGCGAGCCCGGCAACCCGGGCCTGCGACGGCTGGTCGGCGAGATGGAGCTGGAGGCTGGCCGCTTCGACAGCGCGCAGGCACGGCTCAAGGCGCTGTTGTCGGAATACCCGCGCGACCGCCGCACCATCGTCGCCCTGACCGAGGCCTGGCGCCGCGGCGGTGCCGACGACGATGCCCGCCAGACCCTAGAAGGCCTGCTCGCCACCCACGCCGATGTGCCCGACCTCTGGTACGCGCGACTGCTGTTCGAGGAATTCGCAGGCGACGCCGCGCGCGAAGTGGTCGAGCGCTGGCTGGCGGCGATGCCGGATTTCGTGCCGGCGCTGGAAGCTCGCGCCACCCTGCACCAGCAGGCCGGCGAGACCGCGCAGGCCGACGCCATCGCCCGCCGCATCACCGAACTCGACCCCGGGCATGCCGGTGCCGAACTGCGCGTGGTCGACGGCCTGATGCGCACCGACCCGGATGCCGCGGTGACCCAGATCGAGGGCCTGCTGGCCAAGGCCGGGGACGAAAACATCAAGCGCGGGCTGAGGCAACTGCTCGGCCGTGCGTTCGACACCGCCGGCCAGCATGACGCCGCGCTCGCAACCTGGGTCGAGCTGCAGACCGAGATGGTGCCGCAACGGCTGCCGCTGCCGCCGCTCAGCGACAGTCTTCCGGCCCTGCCGGAGATGGCGCCGGTGCCGGAAAAGGCGCCGGGTGTCGCCTTCCTGTGGGGTGCGCCGGGCTCGCTGGTCGAACGCATCGCGCTGACCCTCGAGCACGCCCGCATGCCGTTGCGCGCCGACCGCTTCAGCGCGCAACCGCCGCGCGACCCGGTGCAGCGCTACGGCACCCCAGCCGCCCTCGTCGACGGCTCGCTCGACCCGCATTTCCTGATCAGCCAGTGGCGCGCCACCCATGCCGCGCGCCGGGTCGAAAACGGCAGCCTCATCGACTGGCTGCTGTGGTGGGACAACGCCCTGTTGATCGCGCTGCGCACGCAGTTGCCGGCGGCACGGCTGCTGATCGCGCTGCGCGATCCGCGCGACATGCTGGTTGGCTGGCTGGCCTTCGGTGCGCCGATGCCGTTCGCGATGGAGTCGCCCGAGGCCGCGGCGCAATGGATGGCCAGGGCGCTCGGCCAGATCGCCGACCTGCACGAGCAGGACCTGTTCCCGCACGCGCTGATCAGGCTTGATGACAGTGCCACCGATCCGGCCGCGATTGCCGGGGCGGTCGGTGAAGCGCTCGGGGTCGAGCTGCCGCCGCTGCCGCCCGGTGCGCAGGGACCGGACCACTACGCGCCGGGCCACTGGCGCCACTACGCCGAACCGCTGGCGACCGCCTTCGCGATTCTGGCGCCGGTGGCGGAGCGGCTCGGCTATCCGGCACGATGA
- a CDS encoding SixA phosphatase family protein, giving the protein MRELILLRHAHAEPASFGQADLDRPLSAEGLAEAEAAGRWIAEQRLVPDCVLCSPARRTRETLEAVLSVVGYVDQRIEPAIYEATPGNLISLAEGHAEVGRLMLVGHNPGFERLSALLHSGQSSEYRGMPPAGIAVLSLPGDVALEPGIARLSAFWWP; this is encoded by the coding sequence ATGCGCGAACTCATTCTCCTGCGCCACGCACACGCCGAACCGGCATCCTTCGGCCAGGCCGACCTCGACCGGCCGCTGTCCGCCGAAGGCCTCGCCGAGGCGGAAGCCGCCGGGCGCTGGATTGCCGAACAGCGGCTGGTCCCGGACTGCGTGCTGTGTTCGCCGGCGCGGCGCACCCGCGAGACGCTGGAGGCGGTGCTGTCGGTGGTCGGCTATGTCGACCAGCGCATCGAGCCGGCGATCTACGAGGCCACGCCCGGCAACCTGATCTCGCTGGCCGAGGGCCATGCCGAGGTCGGGCGGTTGATGCTGGTCGGCCACAACCCGGGTTTCGAGCGGCTGTCGGCGCTGCTGCACAGCGGTCAGTCCAGCGAGTACCGCGGCATGCCGCCGGCCGGCATCGCGGTGCTGTCGCTGCCCGGCGATGTCGCACTCGAGCCCGGCATTGCCCGGCTCAGCGCATTCTGGTGGCCATGA
- a CDS encoding ParA family protein: MKTVLVASSKGGVGKTTIATHLAAQAALDGLNTVLLDVDPQRSSTRWAERRAGSESAVLPLDGTRRKAWRKQLPEDTQRLVIDAPAGAMAGDLEHLLEFADHVVVPVQASNLDLEASVPFLDSLARHPRVRKGELRVGLVGNRLRPWTNASRRTVELLKQWPYPLVGELRDSQAYVFLTGWGKSLFDYHSAKVREHQEDWQPLLRWLRK, encoded by the coding sequence ATGAAGACCGTGCTGGTAGCCAGTTCCAAGGGAGGCGTCGGAAAGACCACCATCGCCACCCACCTTGCCGCGCAGGCGGCTCTTGATGGCTTGAACACCGTCCTGCTCGATGTCGACCCGCAGCGTTCGTCGACGCGCTGGGCCGAACGCCGGGCCGGGAGCGAGAGCGCGGTGCTGCCGCTCGACGGCACCAGGCGCAAGGCCTGGCGCAAGCAGTTGCCGGAGGACACCCAGCGGCTGGTCATCGATGCCCCCGCCGGGGCGATGGCCGGCGACCTCGAGCACCTGCTGGAGTTCGCCGACCACGTGGTGGTGCCGGTGCAGGCCTCCAACCTCGACCTCGAAGCTTCGGTGCCGTTCCTCGATTCGCTGGCCAGGCATCCGCGGGTGCGCAAGGGCGAGCTGCGGGTCGGCCTGGTCGGCAACCGGCTGCGGCCGTGGACCAACGCTTCGCGGCGGACCGTGGAACTGCTCAAGCAGTGGCCCTATCCGCTGGTGGGGGAGTTGCGCGACAGCCAGGCCTATGTGTTCCTGACCGGGTGGGGCAAGAGTCTGTTCGACTACCACTCGGCCAAGGTCCGCGAGCACCAGGAAGACTGGCAGCCGCTGCTGAGGTGGCTGCGCAAGTAG
- a CDS encoding hotdog fold thioesterase: MNSAPDLKPPSLFRSGVSLDQLNALSRGTAMEPLGIVFTEIGPDYLRATMPVDARTRQPYGLLHGGASVLLAETLGSSAGGLCVAEGKGVVGIEINANHVRGVREGVVTGTARALHVGSSTQVWEIRIEDEAGRLVCVSRLTLAVVGGR; encoded by the coding sequence ATGAACAGCGCCCCCGACCTCAAGCCCCCCTCACTGTTTCGCAGCGGCGTCAGCCTCGACCAGCTCAACGCGCTCTCGCGCGGCACCGCGATGGAGCCGCTGGGCATCGTCTTCACCGAAATCGGCCCCGATTATCTGCGCGCCACCATGCCGGTCGACGCGCGCACCCGCCAACCCTATGGCCTGCTGCACGGTGGCGCTTCGGTGCTGCTCGCCGAAACCCTGGGTTCCAGCGCCGGCGGCCTGTGTGTGGCGGAAGGCAAGGGCGTGGTCGGGATCGAGATCAATGCCAACCACGTACGCGGCGTGCGCGAGGGCGTGGTGACCGGCACCGCGCGCGCGTTGCACGTCGGGAGCAGCACCCAGGTCTGGGAAATCCGCATCGAGGACGAGGCCGGCCGTCTGGTCTGCGTGTCGCGACTCACCCTGGCAGTGGTCGGGGGCCGCTGA